One Nicotiana sylvestris chromosome 12, ASM39365v2, whole genome shotgun sequence genomic window carries:
- the LOC104239090 gene encoding putative late blight resistance protein homolog R1B-12 isoform X1: MVGFSEETEMLIEKLVTGHRQLDVISIFGMPGLGKTTLAKRLYDHEAISNRFYIRLWCCSSQSYDKRALLFELLGHICELDDITKEKSDDELAEKLYRYLKGKRYLIVVDDVWSSSAWDDIKRPFPDDDKRSRIILTTRLESIATYAIIDSSPHHLRLFTEEESWMLMKEKVFKEDNYCPQELEDIGKQIAIKCGGLPLAIVLVAGLLAKNDKEVVHWQKVGESLKSKMQGCMDIVESSYQHLPVHLQNCFLYFASFLEGKKVPVQKLIRLWIAENFVEASTISKSLEMVAMDYLMDLLRSNLVMVAKINSSGELKAVHIHDLIHEFSLMKARIGNFLLRINDQLIYIFPSSKGRSGRLDILATSEQNINTLRFLPSVNSPWVDLDLTKSWKHLRVLDLSFVKLHETHVGALQFLIHLKYLELRLYSNYIPNTICNLKELETFIVTGIYRKACIPKSIWDMTSLRHLHISCLCTSQLLEDLNNMRTCSDLVIFPGMHYQNFMKRLPNLEKLSCQLYGSGKSSSNFFPSFDSLSQLNSLKIDFSGELVDPYGFEDFTYPSNLKKLTLACLELPWNRILTIGRLSNLEVLKLEGNAFRGKQWDVKDGEFPNLKVLKLKDLPISEWTASDDSFPNLEKVLVRWCWNLEEIPESFGSKCTMQMIEVRSCRYSVVNAALKIKEIQTEEMGNSQFKVIICK, from the exons ATGGTTGGTTTTAGTGAAGAGACTGAAATGCTTATAGAGAAACTTGTGACAGGACATCGGCAATTAGATGTGATCTCAATTTTTGGAATGCCAGGACTAGGAAAAACAACTTTGGCTAAGAGATTGTATGATCATGAAGCTATTTCAAATCGCTTCTATATTCGCTTATGGTGTTGTTCTTCCCAATCTTATGATAAGAGAGCTCTCTTGTTTGAATTATTGGGTCATATTTGTGAGCTTGATGATATTACCAAAGAAAAAAGTGACGATGAGCTAGCTGAGAAGCTATACAGATATCTGAAGGGAAAGCGGTACCTTATTGTTGTGGATGATGTGTGGAGTTCTAGTGCATGGGATGATATAAAGAGACCATTTCCAGATGATGATAAACGAAGTAGGATTATTTTGACAACTAGACTTGAATCAATCGCCACATATGCCATTATCGATTCGAGTCCTCATCACCTTCGCTTGTTCACGGAAGAAGAAAGTTGGATGCTAATGAAGGAGAAAGTATTCAAAGAAGACAATTATTGTCCTCAAGAACTCGAGGATATAGGTAAGCAAATAGCGATAAAGTGTGGAGGATTACCCCTTGCAATTGTATTGGTAGCTGGTCTTCTTGCAAAAAATGATAAGGAAGTAGTTCACTGGCAAAAAGTAGGGGAAAGTTTGAAGTCAAAAATGCAAGGTTGTATGGATATAGTTGAATCGAGTTACCAGCACTTACCCGTTCATTTGCAAAATTGTTTTCTCTACTTTGCTTCATTTCTAGAGGGTAAAAAAGTTCCCGTTCAAAAGCTGATACGGCTATGGATTGCTGAAAACTTTGTTGAAGCCAGTACTATATCGAAGAGCTTAGAGATGGTTGCAATGGATTACTTGATGGATTTACTTAGGAGCAACCTAGTGATGGTGGCTAAAATAAATTCTTCAGGGGAGCTTAAAGCCGTACATATTCATGATCTAATACACGAATTTAGCTTGATGAAAGCTCGAATTGGAAACTTTTTGCTGAGGATAAATGATCAGCT TATTTATATATTTCCATCTTCTAAAGGTCGTTCTGGACGTCTGGATATCTTAGCAACTTCTGAACAAAATATTAACACCTTGCGATTCCTTCCCAGTGTAAATTCTCCTTGGGTTGATTTAGATTTGACCAAGTCCTGGAAACACCTGAGAGTATTAGATTTGAGTTTCGTAAAGCTGCATGAGACTCATGTAGGTGCATTACAATTTCTGATTCATTTGAAGTATTTGGAGCTGCGGCTGTATTCTAATTACATTCCGAATACAATATGTAACCTGAAGGAGCTGGAGACATTTATAGTGACCGGAATCTATCGTAAAGCCTGCATCCCAAAATCCATTTGGGATATGACAAGCTTGAGACATCTGCATATAAGTTGTCTATGTACCTCTCAACTATTAGAGGATCTTAACAACATGAGAACATGTTCCGATCTGGTTATTTTTCCTGGGATGCATTACCAGAATTTTATGAAAAGATTACCCAATCTTGAAAAGCTCAGTTGTCAATTATATGGTTCAGGAAAGTCATCTAGCAATTTCTTTCCTAGTTTTGACTCTCTCAGTCAACTAAACTCTCTCAAGATTGATTTCTCTGGGGAATTGGTAGATCCCTATGGTTTTGAAGATTTTACATATCCATCAAACCTCAAGAAATTAACTTTAGCATGTCTTGAACTCCCCTGGAATAGAATCTTAACCATCGGCAGATTATCCAACCTTGAAGTTCTGAAACTAGAAGGAAATGCCTTCAGAGGGAAACAATGGGACGTTAAGGATGGGGAGTTTCCTAACCTTAAAGTTTTGAAATTAAAGGATCTACCAATATCAGAATGGACTGCCTCTGATGACTCGTTTCCCAACCTAGAGAAAGTACTTGTGCGGTGGTGTTGGAACCTAGAGGAAATCCCTGAAAGTTTTGGAAGCAAGTGTACGATGCAAATGATTGAGGTAAGATCATGTCGCTACTCTGTTGTAAATGCTGCCCTCAAAATTAAGGAAATACAAACTGAGGAGATGGGGAATTCTCAATTCAAGGTCATTATTTGTAAGTGA
- the LOC104239090 gene encoding putative late blight resistance protein homolog R1B-12 isoform X2 — MVGFSEETEMLIEKLVTGHRQLDVISIFGMPGLGKTTLAKRLYDHEAISNRFYIRLWCCSSQSYDKRALLFELLGHICELDDITKEKSDDELAEKLYRYLKGKRYLIVVDDVWSSSAWDDIKRPFPDDDKRSRIILTTRLESIATYAIIDSSPHHLRLFTEEESWMLMKEKVFKEDNYCPQELEDIGKQIAIKCGGLPLAIVLVAGLLAKNDKEVVHWQKVGESLKSKMQGCMDIVESSYQHLPVHLQNCFLYFASFLEGKKVPVQKLIRLWIAENFVEASTISKSLEMVAMDYLMDLLRSNLVMVAKINSSGELKAVHIHDLIHEFSLMKARIGNFLLRINDQLKCKLRRWETLNSRSIFGFVEVMRFDLKGQVLELYVNERPSCNWLDLRVQTYRGSHMF; from the exons ATGGTTGGTTTTAGTGAAGAGACTGAAATGCTTATAGAGAAACTTGTGACAGGACATCGGCAATTAGATGTGATCTCAATTTTTGGAATGCCAGGACTAGGAAAAACAACTTTGGCTAAGAGATTGTATGATCATGAAGCTATTTCAAATCGCTTCTATATTCGCTTATGGTGTTGTTCTTCCCAATCTTATGATAAGAGAGCTCTCTTGTTTGAATTATTGGGTCATATTTGTGAGCTTGATGATATTACCAAAGAAAAAAGTGACGATGAGCTAGCTGAGAAGCTATACAGATATCTGAAGGGAAAGCGGTACCTTATTGTTGTGGATGATGTGTGGAGTTCTAGTGCATGGGATGATATAAAGAGACCATTTCCAGATGATGATAAACGAAGTAGGATTATTTTGACAACTAGACTTGAATCAATCGCCACATATGCCATTATCGATTCGAGTCCTCATCACCTTCGCTTGTTCACGGAAGAAGAAAGTTGGATGCTAATGAAGGAGAAAGTATTCAAAGAAGACAATTATTGTCCTCAAGAACTCGAGGATATAGGTAAGCAAATAGCGATAAAGTGTGGAGGATTACCCCTTGCAATTGTATTGGTAGCTGGTCTTCTTGCAAAAAATGATAAGGAAGTAGTTCACTGGCAAAAAGTAGGGGAAAGTTTGAAGTCAAAAATGCAAGGTTGTATGGATATAGTTGAATCGAGTTACCAGCACTTACCCGTTCATTTGCAAAATTGTTTTCTCTACTTTGCTTCATTTCTAGAGGGTAAAAAAGTTCCCGTTCAAAAGCTGATACGGCTATGGATTGCTGAAAACTTTGTTGAAGCCAGTACTATATCGAAGAGCTTAGAGATGGTTGCAATGGATTACTTGATGGATTTACTTAGGAGCAACCTAGTGATGGTGGCTAAAATAAATTCTTCAGGGGAGCTTAAAGCCGTACATATTCATGATCTAATACACGAATTTAGCTTGATGAAAGCTCGAATTGGAAACTTTTTGCTGAGGATAAATGATCAGCT GAAATGCAAATTGAGGAGATGGGAAACTCTGAATTCAAGGTCAATATTTGGATTTGTGGAAGTCATGAGATTTGATCTGAAGGGTCAGGTtcttgaattatatgtaaatgaAAGGCCCTCTTGTAATTGGCTTGATCTTAGAGTTCAGACATACAGAG GAAGTCACATGTTCTAG